One Cucurbita pepo subsp. pepo cultivar mu-cu-16 chromosome LG09, ASM280686v2, whole genome shotgun sequence DNA window includes the following coding sequences:
- the LOC111802481 gene encoding L-ascorbate oxidase homolog, which translates to MAMRKSRVLCFFIFMVLFAVIKVNAENPYRFFTWKITYGDIYPLGVKQQGILINGQFPGPQIDAVTNDNLIINVYNYLKEPFLISWNGLQQRRNSWQDGVYGTTCAIPPLRNFTYVLQAKDQIGTYFYFPSTAFHKAAGAFGGIRIWSRPGIPVPFAPPAGDFTVLAGDWFNTNHYILRQGLESGRNLPAPDGLLINGRGWNGFTFNVDQGKTYRFRISNVGLSASINFRIQGHLMKLVEVEGSHTLQNTYSSIDIHLGQSYSVLVTADQPPKDYYVVVSSRFTSPILTTTAVLHYSNSWEKVSGPVPGGPTTEIAWSLQQARSIRWNLTASGPRPNPQGSYHYGLIKTSRTIILANSAPVINGKQRFAVNSVSFVQADTPLKLADFFKIPGVFNLNSIPTTPTWGNAYLQTSVMDSNFREYIEIVFQNWEDTVQSWHINGYSFFVVGMDGGQWTPASRDRYNLRDTVAHCTTQVYPKSWTAIYMALDNVGIWNVRSESWARQYLGQQFYLRVYTSSTSLRDELPIPRNALLCGRASGRHTRPL; encoded by the exons ATGGCAATGAGGAAAAGCAGAGTACtctgttttttcattttcatggtTCTTTTTGCTGTTATTAAGGTTAATGCTGAGAACCCATATAGGTTTTTCACATGGAAAATCACTTACGGTGATATCTACCCGCTTGGAGTTAAGCAACAG GGAATCTTGATTAATGGACAGTTCCCAGGGCCTCAGATCGATGCTGTTACTAATGATAATTTGATTATCAATGTGTATAACTATCTCAAGGAGCCGTTCCTCATTTCTTG GAATGGCTTACAGCAGAGAAGAAATTCATGGCAGGATGGAGTTTATGGGACTACTTGTGCTATCCCTCCATTGAGAAACTTCACTTATGTTCTGCAGGCAAAGGACCAAATTGGCACTTACTTCTACTTCCCATCCACAGCATTCCACAAAGCAGCTGGAGCATTTGGAGGCATTAGAATTTGGAGTCGACCCGGAATTCCTGTTCCTTTTGCTCCTCCTGCAGGGGACTTCACAGTGCTAGCTGGTGACTGGTTCAACACAAATCATTAT ATTTTGAGACAAGGTCTTGAAAGCGGTCGGAATCTTCCCGCTCCCGACGGGCTTCTAATCAACGGTCGAGGGTGGAATGGGTTTACGTTTAATGTGGATCAAG GGAAGACATACAGGTTCAGAATATcaaatgtgggactttcagCTTCCATTAACTTCAGAATTCAGGGTCATCTGATGAAACTGGTGGAGGTGGAAGGATCACACACTCTCCAGAACACATATTCCTCTATTGACATCCATTTGGGTCAATCCTACTCTGTCTTGGTCACTGCTGATCAACCTCCTAAGGACTACTACGTCGTTGTTTCGTCTCGGTTTACCTCTCCGATCCTCACGACGACCGCTGTACTTCACTACAGCAATTCATGGGAGAAAGTTTCTGGTCCAGTTCCGGGTGGCCCGACCACGGAGATCGCTTGGTCTCTCCAGCAGGCTAGATCTATCCG CTGGAATTTGACTGCAAGCGGACCGAGACCGAATCCGCAAGGCTCCTACCATTATGGACTGATCAAGACGAGTCGAACGATCATACTAGCGAACTCGGCCCCCGTTATCAATGGAAAGCAGAGGTTTGCTGTCAACAGTGTCTCATTTGTTCAAGCTGACACTCCGTTGAAACTGGCTGACTTCTTCAAGATCCCTGGAGTTTTCAACCTCAACAGCATTCCCACCACTCCCACCTGGGGCAATGCCTACCTCCAGACCTCTGTCATGGATTCTAATTTTCGAGAATACATCGAGATCGTGTTCCAAAATTGGGAAGACACCGTGCAGTCATGGCATATCAATGGCTACTCGTTCTTCGTCGTCGG GATGGATGGAGGCCAATGGACGCCTGCCAGCCGAGATCGATACAATCTCAGAGACACGGTCGCTCATTGCACGACTCAG GTGTATCCAAAGTCATGGACAGCAATCTATATGGCACTTGATAATGTAGGAATTTGGAATGTGAGATCTGAGAGTTGGGCAAGGCAATACTTGGGACAGCAGTTCTATCTCAGGGTTTATACCTCATCAACCTCCTTACGAGATGAGCTACCGATCCCCCGAAACGCTCTCCTTTGTGGTCGGGCCAGTGGTCGTCACACGAGGCCTCTCTAA
- the LOC111802596 gene encoding uncharacterized protein LOC111802596, translating to MANWSSVLRKSYGVSEDLEEEDVWSSVESNEESSNFITRKTNDYSTWRLPSAPKMIPKSISTRTHETQMTDNRSSAPVVIPDWSKIYGKMDFSGEKPDDGDQEDVDGEEDDDMVPPHEWIAQKLARSRISSCSVFEGVGRTLKGRDLSKVRNAVLSKTGFLE from the coding sequence ATGGCGAATTGGAGCTCTGTTCTGAGAAAAAGCTATGGCGTCAGtgaagatttggaagaagaagatgtttGGAGTTCTGTTGAGAGTAATGAGGAATCGTCTAATTTCATCACTAGAAAAACCAATGATTACTCGACTTGGCGACTTCCATCTGCTCCAAAAATGATACCGAAATCCATTTCGACAAGGACCCACGAAACCCAGATGACGGATAATCGATCCTCTGCTCCGGTGGTCATTCCAGATTGGTCCAAAATTTACGGCAAGATGGACTTTTCCGGTGAAAAACCCGACGACGGAGACCAAGAAGACGTCGACggtgaagaagacgacgacATGGTGCCTCCTCATGAATGGATTGCTCAGAAATTAGCCAGGAGCCGAATCTCGTCGTGCTCTGTTTTTGAAGGGGTTGGAAGAACTCTCAAAGGGAGAGATTTAAGCAAAGTTCGAAACGCCGTTCTGTCAAAGACTGGTTTTCTAGAGTGA
- the LOC111802514 gene encoding aminomethyltransferase, mitochondrial, whose translation MRGGLWQLGQSITRRLAQADKKSVGRRFFAAESELKKTALFDFHVAHGGKMVPFAGWSMPIQYKDSIMDSTVNCRQNGGLFDVSHMCGLSLKGKDSIPFLETLVIADVAGLAPGTGTLTVFTNEKGGAIDDSVITKVTDDHLYLVVNAGCRDKDLAHIEEHMKAFKAKGGDVSWHIHDERSLLALQGPLAAPVLQHLTKDDLSKLYFGEFRILDINGAHCFLTRTGYTGEDGFEISVPSEHALDLAKAILEKSEGKVRLTGLGARDSLRLEAGLCLYGNDMEQHTTPVEAGLTWAIGKRRRAEGGFLGAEVILKQLEEGPAVRRVGFVSSGPPARSHSEIQNEEGKNIGEITSGGFSPCLKKNIAMGYVKSGSHKGGTKVKIVIRGKTYDGAVTKMPFVPTKYYKPT comes from the exons ATGAGGGGAGGTCTGTGGCAACTGGGGCAATCGATAACCCGCCGTCTTGCTCAGGCTGATAAGAAATCCGTGGGGCGTCGATTCTTTGCTGCAGAGTCTGAGCTAAAAAAAACTGCTCTATTTGATTTCCATGTTGCTCATGGTGGAAAGATGGTTCCATTTGCTGGGTGGAGTATGCCTATTCAGTACAAGGACTCGATTATGGATTCGACTGTGAACTGCAGGCAAAATGGTGGACTGTTTGATGTTTCTCATATGTGTGGACTGAGCCTCAAGGGGAAGGACTCTATCCCTTTCCTTGAAACACTTGTTATTGCTGATGTTGCTGGGCTTGCTCCTGGAACTGGAACACTTACTGTCTTTACCAATGAAAAGGGTGGAGCTATCGACGATTCGGTGATCACGAAGGTGACCGATGACCACTTATACTTGGTTGTGAATGCGGGGTGCAGAGACAAGGATTTAGCTCACATCGAGGAGCATATGAAGGCCTTCAAGGCGAAAGGTGGAGACGTCTCGTGGCATATTCATGATGAGAGATCTCTTCTAGCACTCCAG GGCCCTCTTGCTGCACCAGTTCTACAACATTTGACGAAAGACGATCTGAGCAAGCTTTACTTCGGCGAGTTTCGCATATTGGATATCAATGGAGCTCATTGCTTCCTCACCAGGACAGG GTACACAGGTGAAGATGGGTTTGAGATTTCAGTGCCATCAGAGCACGCACTGGATCTTGCCAAAGCAATCCTGGAGAAATCAGAAGGGAAGGTGAGATTGACAGGACTAGGTGCACGAGACAGTCTTCGACTCGAAGCAGGCCTGTGTTTATATGGCAATGACATGGAACAACACACAACGCCAGTCGAGGCGGGGCTAACATGGGCTATAGGAAAAAGAAGGAGAGCAGAAGGCGGTTTTCTCGGTGCCGAGGTGATTCTGAAACAGCTCGAAGAGGGTCCAGCAGTAAGGCGTGTCGGTTTCGTCTCGTCGGGACCTCCTGCAAGAAGCCACAGTGAGATTCAGAATGAGGAAGGGAAAAACATTGGGGAAATCACGAGTGGAGGATTTAGTCCATGCCTGAAGAAGAACATTGCTATGGGTTATGTGAAATCTGGATCACACAAGGGTGGCACCAAAGTGAAGATTGTTATCAGAGGAAAGACCTACGATGGTGCTGTCACTAAAATGCCATTTGTTCCAACAAAATACTACAAGCCGACATAA
- the LOC111802156 gene encoding glycine-rich protein 23, producing MGSFLALKFLWLLVLFALICASEPRRLVGTGGGFGSEKTGYFQFFPGYGSGLGGGGGFGGGGGGGGLGGGSGFGSGGGGGFGSGIGGLGGGGGGGFGGGGGSGSGVLGGGAGGGGGAGGGFGGGLP from the coding sequence ATGGGTTCTTTTTTGGCTTTGAAATTCCTCTGGCTGCTGGTTCTGTTTGCACTAATCTGTGCCTCGGAGCCCAGAAGGCTTGTTGGCACTGGGGGAGGGTTTGGAAGTGAAAAGACAGGCTATTTCCAGTTCTTTCCTGGTTATGGCAGTGGGCTCGGCGGTGGTGGAGGgtttggtggtggtggtggcggcggtGGATTAGGTGGTGGTTCGGGCTTTGGTAGTGGAGGTGGAGGGGGATTTGGGTCTGGAATTGGGGGGCTCGGcggtggtggaggtggagggttcggcggtggtggtggcaGTGGCAGTGGCGTTTTAGGTGGCGGAGctggaggtggaggaggagctggtggtggatttggaggtGGACTGCCTTGA
- the LOC111802499 gene encoding 5'-adenylylsulfate reductase 3, chloroplastic-like: MAIAVSSSSSSAISASNLQHFAASFEVKAPRIVSVQLLNRPHGLSSGVDYSRKGCSVKPINVKSKRNDLIVPLSANTLGAEVEEKVETVDYDGLAKDFENASPLEIMDTALERFGNDIAIAFSGAEDVALIEYARLTGRPFRVFSLDTGRLNSETYKFFDTVEKHYGIHIEYMFPDAVEVQGLVRNKGLFSFYEDGHQECCRVRKVRPLRRALKGLRAWITGQRKDQSPGTRSEIPIVQVDPIFEGLDGGIGSLIKWNPVANFDSKYIWNFLRTMNVPVNSLHSQGYVSIGCDPCTRPILPGQHEREGRWWWEDSKAKECGLHKGNLKHLNGNGNGALHVNGALHVNATPQVNDIFVSENLVNLNRIGIENLARLENRKEPWLVVVYAPWCQFCQAMEGSYVELAEKLAGNGVKVGKFRGDGEQKEFAKQELQLGSFPTVLFFPKHSSKAVKYPSEKRDVDSLMAFVNALR; encoded by the exons ATGGCGATtgctgtttcttcttcttcttcttctgcaatTTCTGCTTCTAATTTGCAGCATTTTGCCGCTTCCTTTGAGGTTAAAG CTCCACGAATTGTTTCTGTTCAGCTGTTGAATCGGCCGCACGGTTTATCATCTGGAGTCGATTATTCACGAAAGGGATGCTCGGTGAAGCCTATTAACGTGAAATCCAAACGGAATGATTTGATTGTCCCTCTCTCGGCGAATACTCTTGGTGCTG AGGTGGAGGAGAAAGTGGAGACGGTAGACTATGATGGATTAGCCAAAGACTTTGAAAATGCTTCTCCTCTGGAAATAATGGACACGGCCCTGGAGAGATTTGGCAACGACATTGCGATCGCGTTCAG TGGTGCGGAAGATGTTGCATTGATTGAATATGCTCGATTGACTGGTCGACCATTTAGGGTATTCAGCCTAGACACAGGGAGGCTGAATTCAGAAACATACAAATTCTTTGATACAGTGGAGAAACATTATGGCATCCACATTGAGTACATGTTCCCAGATGCTGTTGAAGTTCAGGGTTTAGTTCGGAACAAAGGGCTGTTTTCATTCTACGAGGATGGCCACCAGGAGTGCTGCCGAGTAAGGAAGGTGAGGCCTTTGAGGAGGGCTCTAAAGGGGCTCCGAGCATGGATCACCGGACAAAGAAAAGACCAATCTCCTGGAACTAGGTCTGAGATTCCCATTGTCCAAGTTGATCCTATTTTTGAGGGATTGGATGGTGGCATTGGGAGCCTGATTAAGTGGAACCCAGTAGCCAACTTTGATAGTAAATACATATGGAACTTCTTGCGGACCATGAATGTACCTGTAAACTCCCTGCATTCTCAAGGATACGTCTCAATTGGCTGTGATCCCTGCACAAGGCCTATCCTCCCTGGGCAGCAcgaaagagaaggaagatggTGGTGGGAGGATTCCAAAGCCAAGGAATGCGGCCTTCACAAAGGAAATCTTAAACATCTCAATGGCAATGGAAATGGAGCTCTCCACGTAAATGGAGCTCTCCACGTAAATGCAACTCCCCAAGTTAACGACATCTTCGTCTCCGAAAATTTGGTCAACCTGAACAGAATCGGAATCGAAAACTTGGCCAGACTGGAGAACAGGAAAGAGCCTTGGCTTGTGGTTGTTTATGCACCTTGGTGCCAATTCTGTCAG GCTATGGAAGGGTCATATGTGGAATTGGCTGAGAAATTGGCAGGAAATGGAGTGAAAGTTGGGAAGTTCAGAGGCGACGGTGAGCAGAAGGAGTTCGCCAAACAAGAGCTGCAGCTAGGATCCTTCCCCACAGTACTGTTTTTCCCCAAACACTCGTCTAAAGCAGTGAAGTACCCATCTGAGAAGAGGGATGTTGACTCGTTGATGGCTTTTGTGAATGCCCTTCGATGA
- the LOC111802523 gene encoding probable beta-1,3-galactosyltransferase 2: protein MSMKNKVGGTGLDFASRYVLLKKWAFFLCFVCFSAAMLFTNRMGIVPMANGVALKSTISHQRMELKSESYDPEFAKTKAFGARPEEFSRSQLSIQTLAKNIIDLEKKLEAVTISHTSASNDSTSKRKYLVVVGINTAFTSQKRRDSVRATWMPQGEKGKKLEEEKGIIIRFVIGRSANPGSKLNKMLDDEEREHGDFLRLNHVEGYLELSAKTKTYFATAVSLWDAEFYVKVDDDIHVNLAALGTTLVRHRNKPRVYIGCMKSGPVLSKKGVKYHEPEYLRFGDEGNKYFRHATGQLYGISKDLATYILQNQDVLHKYANEDVSLGSWFVGLDVEQVDDKKLCCSTPPDCERKALGGEVCVASFDWRCSGICNSVERMSEVHQKCAENETSLWSSSF from the exons ATGTCTATGAAGAACAAAGTTGGAGGAACTGGCTTGGATTTTGCTTCAAGATATGTGTTATTAAAGAAGTGGGcctttttcctttgttttgtgTGCTTTTCTGCTGCCATGCTTTTTACAAACAG GATGGGGATAGTGCCCATGGCTAATGGTGTTGCACTGAAGTCTACAATCTCCCATCAAAGAATGGAGTTAAAATCTGAGTCTTATGATCCAGAATTT GCGAAAACTAAGGCATTTGGTGCAAGGCCAGAGGAGTTTTCAAGGTCTCAGCTTAGTATTCA GACACTTGCTAAGAACATCATAGATCTAGAGAAGAAACTTGAAGCTGTAACGATTAGTCACACATCTGCATCAAATGATTCAACttcgaaaagaaaatatttagtGGTTGTAGGAATTAATACAGCTTTTACGAGCCAAAAACGACGCGATTCGGTTCGTGCAACATGGATGCCACAAG gtgagaaaggaaagaagttGGAGGAAGAGAAAGGCATAATCATTCGTTTCGTTATCGGTCGAAG CGCAAATCCTGGTAGTAAACTCAACAAGATGCTTGATGATGAGGAGCGTGAACATGGAGACTTCCTTAGGCTG AATCATGTTGAGGGCTACCTCGAGTTATCGGCCAAGACGAAGACTTACTTTGCTACAGCTGTTTCGTTGTGGGATGCCGAGTTTTACGTCAAAGTCGACGACGACATTCATGTGAACTTAG CTGCGCTCGGAACGACCTTGGTTCGACATCGGAATAAACCTCGGGTTTACATTGGTTGTATGAAGTCCGGACCCGTCCTCTCCAAGAA GGGAGTAAAGTATCACGAACCGGAGTATTTGAGATTCGGTGACGAGGGGAATAAATATTTCCGTCATGCTACGGGACAGCTATATGGAATCTCGAAAGATTTAGCTACTTACATCTTACAAAACCA GGATGTGCTGCACAAGTATGCCAATGAAGATGTTTCATTAGGATCTTGGTTCGTTGGTTTAGATGTGGAGCAAGTGGATGACAAGAAGCTATGTTGTAGCACCCCACCCG ATTGTGAGAGAAAAGCTTTGGGAGGTGAAGTTTGTGTGGCTTCATTTGATTGGAGATGCAGTGGGATATGCAACTCAGTGGAAAGGATGAGTGAAGTTCACCAAAAGTGTGCTGAAAATGAGACATCTTTGTGGAGTTCAAGCTTTTGA
- the LOC111802485 gene encoding glucan endo-1,3-beta-glucosidase 1, translating to MAESKSSLFFLFLFGFLTVCRGRFPPLMDGKNMEKDDNQPFVGVNIGSDVSNLMSPSDLVSFLHFQKITHIRLYDANPDILKALNGSKIRVIISVPNNQLLAIGSSNATAAAWIARNVVAYYPQTLISGISVGDEVLTTIPSVSPLLLPAIESLYSGLVSANLQTQITISTPHAASIILDPFPPSQAFFNQSLVQFMLPLLRFLSRTGSPLMMNLYPYYVFMQNKGVVPLDNALFKPLIPSKEMVDPNTLLHYTNVLDAMIDSAYFSMKNLNITDVVVLVTESGWPSKGDSKEPYATIDNADTFNSNLIKHILDRSGSPFHPEITSSVYIYELFNEDLRSPPVSEANWGLFYGNSTPVYLLHVSGSGTFLANDTTNQTYCIAMDEFDTKTLQTALDWACGPGKANCTEIQPGEACYQPNNVKNHASYAFDSYYQKEGKSAGSCDFKGVAMITTTDPSHGSCIFPGSKKVGNKAKETGKNTTQIPEASGGRAAAAAAQKGLHVFLLALCSFFLFIPLMAPW from the exons ATGGCAGAATCTAaatcttctctgttctttctcttcctttttgggtttcttACAGTTTGTAGAG GTCGATTTCCGCCATTGATGGACGGGAAGAACATGGAGAAGGACGATAATCAGCCATTTGTTGGGGTTAATATTGGGAGTGACGTTTCGAATCTAATGTCGCCTTCAGACTTGGTTTCGTTCTTGCATTTTCAGAAAATCACTCATATTAGGCTTTACGATGCGAATCCTGATATCCTCAAAGCCCTAAATGGGTCGAAAATTCGTGTCATTATCAGTGTACCCAACAATCAGCTTCTTGCAATTGGATCTTCCAATGCTACCGCCGCCGCGTGGATCGCCCGGAATGTGGTGGCGTACTATCCCCAGACCCTAATTTCCGGCATTTCCGTCGGCGATGAGGTTTTAACCACTATCCCCTCTGTTTCCCCTTTGTTACTTCCTGCTATTGAATCCCTTTACAGTGGTTTAGTTTCTGCAAATCTTCAAACCCAAATCACCATTTCTACTCCCCATGCTGCTTCGATTATCCTCGACCCATTTCCGCCGTCGCAGGCTTTCTTCAACCAGAGCTTGGTTCAGTTCATGCTTCCTCTGCTTCGGTTCCTTTCAAGAACTGGGTCGCCATTGATGATGAACCTTTACccttattatgtttttatgcAAAACAAAGGGGTTGTTCCTCTTGATAATGCGCTGTTTAAGCCCTTGATTCCTTCTAAAGAAATGGTCGATCCCAATACTCTGCTTCACTACACTAATGTTCTTGACGCCATGATTGATTCTGCTTATTTCTCGATGAAGAATCTCAATATCACTGATGTTGTAGTTCTTGTCACTGAAAGTGGGTGGCCTTCAAAGGGCGATTCGAAAGAGCCATACGCCACAATCGACAACGCCGACACGTTCAATTCGAATCTAATCAAGCATATTCTCGACCGGAGTGGTTCCCCATTTCACCCTGAAATCACTTCCAGTGTTTACATCTACGAGCTGTTCAATGAGGATTTACGGTCGCCGCCGGTGTCGGAGGCGAATTGGGGGCTGTTTTATGGAAACTCCACGCCGGTTTATTTGCTTCATGTGTCGGGAAGTGGGACGTTTTTGGCTAATGATACGACGAACCAGACGTATTGTATTGCCATGGATGAGTTTGATACTAAGACATTGCAGACAGCTTTAGATTGGGCTTGTGGACCTGGGAAAGCTAATTGTACAGAGATTCAGCCTGGTGAAGCTTGTTATCAGCCTAACAATGTGAAGAACCATGCTTCTTATGCATTTGATAGCTATTACCAGAAGGAAGGGAAAAGTGCTGGATCTTGTGATTTCAAGGGCGTGGCTATGATCACCACCACTGACCCAA GCCATGGGAGCTGCATATTTCCAGGAAG TAAGAAAGTAGGCAATAAAGCTAAAGAGACAGGGAAGAACACAACACAAATCCCTGAAGCCAGTGGAGGaagagcagcagcagcagcagctcaGAAGGGACTCCATGTTTTTCTGCTTGCACTTTGCTCATTCTTTCTGTTCATTCCTTTGATGGCTCCATGGTGA
- the LOC111802602 gene encoding autophagy-related protein 8C has translation MAKSSFKLEHPLERRQAEAARIREKYPDRIPVIVEKAERSDIPDIDKKKYLVPADLTVGQFVYVVRKRIKLSSEKAIFIFIQNTLPPTAALMSSIYEDNKDEDGFLYMTYSGENTFGF, from the exons ATGGCTAAAAGCTCGTTCAAGCTCGAACATCCTctag AAAGGAGACAAGCAGAAGCTGCTCGCATCAGGGAGAAATATCCGGATAGAATTCCC GTGATTGTGGAGAAAGCTGAAAGGAGTGACATTCCTGACATTGATAAGAAGAA GTACCTTGTCCCAGCTGACCTCACGGTTGGGCAGTTTGTTTATGTTGTCCGGAAAAGGATTAAGCTTAGTTCCGAGAAGgctattttcatctttatccAAAACACACTACCTCCAACTG CTGCTTTGATGTCATCCATCTATGAAGATAACAAGGATGAAGATGGTTTTCTTTACATGACTTACAGTGGAGAGAACACCTTTGGATTCTGA
- the LOC111802155 gene encoding uncharacterized protein LOC111802155, with protein MSSDVSRRLKRRLNRNSKRQKSSKSLMFQSIAHSLSFSSARFLHRSVINRRTICSLSVSMSSWSCKKCTFLNPPSQKAACKICLSPSSPPPSPSSSSAPQWSCKACTFLNPYKNSDCELCGTRAPSLSLSSFKDLIDVSEDADADSSVGSVFFPLQPCKKRKLDDPVPVVGGDNFAELGAFRGIKASTNTIAEMGDSSSRTSLTPIKILTYNVWFREDLEMRNRMRALGQLIQRHSPDVICFQEVTPDIYNIFQITNWWKVYRCSVKKDAHSRGYFCMLLSKLPVKSFSCQPFSNSIMGRELCVANLEVQNGLSLTVATSHLESPCPAPPKWNQMYSKERVIQAKEAIDFLKENPNVVFGGDMNWDDKSDGQFPFPDDWIDAWEELRPGENGWTYDTKSNKMLSGNRTLQRRLDRFVCKLQDFKVSSIVMIGTDPIPELTYTKEKKVGKEMKMLELPVLPSDHYGLLLTISSL; from the exons ATGTCGTCCGATGTTTCACGTAGATTAAAACGACGATTGAATCGGAACTCGAAGCGGCAAAAATCGAGCAAATCGTTGATGTTTCAATCAATAGCACATTCACTATCTTTCTCAAGCGCCCGCTTTCTTCATCGCTCGGTGATTAATCGTCGAACGATTTGCAGTCTATCTGTGTCGATGTCTAGTTGGTCCTGCAAAAAATGCACATTCCTCAACCCACCTTCCCAAAAGGCAGCCTGCAAAATCTGTCTATCTCCTTCATCGCCACCGCCATCACCGTCTTCTTCCTCCGCCCCTCAATGGTCCTGCAAGGCCTGCACCTTCCTGAACCCATATAAGAATTCCGATTGCGAACTCTGTGGCACTAGGGCTCCGTCCCTCTCGCTTTCGAGTTTCAAGGATTTGATCgatgtcagcgaggatgcggATGCGGATTCTTCTGTTGGGTCTGTGTTCTTTCCCTTGCAGCCCTGCAAGAAAAGGAAACTAGACGATCCTGTTCCTGTGGTGGGTGGTGACAATTTCGCTGAATTGGGCGCATTTCGTGGCATTAAGGCATCGACTAACACTATTGCTGAAATGG GGGATTCTAGTTCTAGGACAAGTTTGACACCCATAAAGATTTTGACTTACAATGTATGGTTCCGAGAAGATTTGGAGATGCGTAATAGAATGAGAGCCCTTGGACAACTTATCCAACGGCATTCACCAGATGTTATTTGTTTCCAG GAAGTTACTCCAGATATATATAACATCTTCCAGATTACCAATTGGTGGAAAGTTTATCGCTGCTCGGTCAAGAAGGATGCTCATTCAAGGGGATACTTTTGTATGCTG TTGAGCAAACTGCCGGTGAAATCCTTCAGTTGTCAACCATTTTCCAATTCCATAATGGGGAGAGAACTCTGCGTTGCCAATCTTGAAGTTCAAAATGGCCTTTCATTGACAGTAGCAACAAGCCATCTTGAGAGTCCTTGCCCTGCACCTCCAAAGTGGAATCAAATGTACAGCAAAGAGCGTGTAATTCAAGCCAAAGAAGCCATCGACTTTCTCAAGGAAAATCCGAACGTCGTTTTTGGCGGTGACATGAACTGGGACGATAAGTCGGATGGTCAGTTTCCTTTTCCCGACGACTGGATTGATGCCTGGGAAGAATTACGCCCCGGTGAAAATGGTTGGACATACGATACCAAATCGAACAAGATGTTATCTGGGAACCGTACGCTGCAAAGGCGTCTGGATCGATTCGTTTGTAAGTTACAAGATTTCAAGGTAAGTTCCATTGTAATGATTGGGACTGATCCAATTCCTGAATTAACATACacaaaggagaagaaagtaggtaaagaaatgaagatgcTTGAGCTCCCTGTTTTGCCCAGTGATCATTATGGCCTGCTGTTGACAATTAGCAGCCTGTAA